In Sphingobacterium zeae, one genomic interval encodes:
- a CDS encoding S9 family peptidase translates to MNKKNICIPFCFLAAFAAHAQKKPLDHTVYDGWQNISSPYISKSGKFILFQVTPQEGDGQLFLKTKDSKEIAQIPRGYNAKITDNENNLVSLIKAPFAATREAKIKKKKAEDLPKDSLGIYNLTTAALVKFPQVKSYKISEQNNNFVSFLFDKEVSEQAVPNAATTAGSTNKNGDKKKKTIATLALYDLNTGDSVQFSAVDQYEWNKSGSKIVFSKKTDTKDSLSKESGVYLYELATKKLKKISNGKGNYKNFKFDESGDQLAYVGDLSNEKALLKNFNLYYYTNAIDTAQYLATKTSNGIPKNWAVSGDGEIRFSKNGEKLFFGIAPIPRVKDTTLVDFEHAKVDVWHWQDDYLQPMQLVNLKKELAKNFLAVTYPKYDRTIIPLTDNTFNSTSLTPDANAEYILARTDFGKRIESQWEGSTRDDIYLVSTKTGNKELILSNFSGNAILSPDAKYIVFFDQDKGTWNSYHISSKKKIVLNEGIPASFSDEENDMPTTPQGYGMAAWTPDYKGIYVNSRYDIWYFNLDGSNKSILTNGYGAASQTTFRYLPFRREEDRNQATTLDYKKGGYLTSFNNKTKESGFYQFKGQRNDPKSLLIAPKSFKNISASADQKTILYSKEDYIMSPNLYTNTAKFNDESQLSNINQQQADYNWGTAELVRWTTPEGNQAEGILYKPENFDPTKKYPIIAYFYEKLSDGLYTYQAPAPTPSRLNIPYFVSNEYLVFAPNISYKTGHPGKSAEEYINSGMEYMAQNSWVDSTKMGIQGQSWGGYQVAHLITRTNMYAAAWTGAPVVNMTSAYGGIRWQSGMSRQFQYEHTQSRIGKTLWEAPELYIENSPLFHLDKVNTPVVIMANDNDGAVPWYQGIEMFTALRRLKKPVWMLNYNGDEHNLMLRQNRKDIQIREQQFFDHFLKGAPAPNWMKKGIPATEKGIDWGLEF, encoded by the coding sequence ATGAATAAGAAAAATATCTGTATTCCATTTTGTTTTTTAGCAGCATTTGCTGCCCATGCTCAAAAGAAACCATTGGATCATACAGTATATGATGGTTGGCAAAATATCTCCTCGCCATACATCAGTAAATCCGGTAAATTTATCCTATTTCAAGTCACTCCCCAAGAAGGAGACGGTCAACTTTTTTTAAAAACAAAAGATAGCAAAGAAATCGCCCAAATTCCTAGAGGCTATAATGCGAAAATAACGGATAATGAAAATAATTTAGTCAGCTTAATCAAAGCCCCTTTTGCAGCCACCCGCGAGGCTAAGATCAAAAAGAAAAAAGCTGAAGATCTTCCAAAAGATTCACTCGGCATTTACAATTTGACGACCGCTGCCCTTGTTAAATTTCCGCAGGTAAAGTCCTATAAAATTTCCGAACAGAACAATAATTTCGTTTCGTTCCTTTTTGATAAAGAAGTAAGTGAGCAAGCCGTACCAAATGCTGCCACAACTGCTGGTTCAACAAATAAGAACGGTGATAAAAAGAAAAAGACGATTGCAACCCTTGCTTTATACGATTTAAATACTGGAGATTCCGTCCAATTCTCAGCTGTGGATCAGTATGAATGGAATAAATCAGGGTCGAAAATCGTTTTCTCCAAAAAAACTGATACAAAAGACAGCCTTTCAAAAGAATCTGGTGTATACCTTTACGAATTAGCAACTAAAAAGCTCAAGAAGATATCAAATGGAAAAGGCAATTACAAAAACTTCAAGTTTGATGAATCAGGCGATCAGCTCGCTTACGTAGGTGACCTCTCCAATGAAAAAGCATTACTAAAAAATTTCAATCTTTATTATTATACAAATGCGATAGATACAGCACAATATCTTGCTACAAAAACCAGCAATGGTATTCCTAAAAACTGGGCCGTTAGCGGAGATGGGGAAATCCGTTTTAGTAAAAATGGAGAGAAGTTGTTTTTTGGAATAGCACCAATACCTCGTGTCAAAGATACTACCTTAGTGGATTTCGAGCATGCGAAAGTGGATGTTTGGCATTGGCAAGATGACTATTTGCAACCTATGCAGCTGGTAAATCTGAAGAAAGAACTCGCAAAAAACTTCTTAGCAGTCACTTACCCCAAATATGATCGCACGATTATTCCACTCACAGACAACACGTTTAATTCAACTTCTCTTACCCCAGATGCAAATGCTGAATATATCTTGGCGCGAACTGACTTCGGCAAACGGATTGAAAGCCAATGGGAAGGTAGTACACGGGATGATATTTACCTGGTATCGACGAAAACAGGAAATAAAGAATTAATTCTCTCAAACTTTTCAGGAAATGCGATTTTAAGTCCCGATGCAAAATATATAGTATTTTTTGATCAGGACAAGGGAACTTGGAATTCTTACCACATCAGTTCCAAGAAAAAGATTGTGTTGAATGAAGGCATACCCGCATCGTTCTCCGATGAAGAAAATGATATGCCTACCACTCCACAGGGCTATGGCATGGCTGCCTGGACTCCCGACTATAAGGGGATATATGTCAATTCAAGATATGACATCTGGTATTTTAATTTAGACGGTTCAAATAAATCTATTTTAACCAATGGTTATGGTGCGGCGTCACAGACAACATTCCGTTACTTGCCTTTTAGGCGAGAAGAAGACCGAAATCAAGCCACAACACTTGACTATAAAAAGGGCGGCTATCTGACATCCTTCAACAACAAGACTAAAGAATCGGGTTTTTACCAGTTCAAAGGACAACGCAATGACCCAAAAAGCCTCCTGATTGCACCTAAATCTTTTAAGAACATTAGTGCCTCCGCAGATCAAAAAACCATTCTTTACAGCAAGGAGGATTATATCATGTCTCCCAATCTATATACAAATACCGCAAAATTCAATGATGAATCTCAGTTATCCAATATAAACCAGCAACAGGCTGATTACAACTGGGGTACAGCGGAATTGGTTCGCTGGACTACGCCAGAAGGCAATCAAGCAGAAGGTATTTTGTATAAACCGGAAAATTTCGATCCGACAAAAAAATATCCGATTATCGCTTATTTTTATGAAAAGCTGTCCGATGGTCTATACACCTATCAGGCTCCTGCACCTACCCCGTCGCGTTTAAACATTCCTTATTTTGTTAGTAACGAATATTTGGTCTTTGCACCAAACATCAGTTACAAAACGGGGCATCCTGGCAAATCGGCGGAAGAATACATTAATTCGGGGATGGAATACATGGCTCAAAACAGCTGGGTCGATAGTACGAAAATGGGGATCCAAGGACAAAGCTGGGGCGGCTATCAAGTGGCACATCTGATTACACGGACGAATATGTATGCGGCAGCCTGGACTGGTGCTCCTGTCGTCAATATGACCTCGGCCTATGGCGGAATACGCTGGCAAAGCGGCATGTCGCGTCAATTTCAATACGAACATACACAAAGTCGTATCGGTAAAACGCTATGGGAAGCACCAGAACTCTATATTGAAAATTCACCATTATTCCATTTGGATAAAGTAAATACTCCTGTGGTGATCATGGCAAATGACAATGATGGGGCTGTCCCATGGTATCAAGGGATTGAAATGTTTACCGCATTGCGCCGATTGAAAAAACCTGTATGGATGTTGAATTACAATGGTGACGAGCACAATCTGATGCTGCGACAAAACCGAAAAGATATACAAATTCGAGAACAGCAGTTCTTCGACCATTTTCTAAAAGGAGCTCCTGCACCCAATTGGATGAAGAAGGGGATTCCAGCCACGGAAAAAGGAATAGACTGGGGACTTGAATTCTAA
- a CDS encoding glutamine synthetase III family protein, with protein sequence MSNLRFKAVEAAGSRQIASFEKVETKKATDIYGKNVFSVNKMKDYLPKNSYKELVASIEEGQIISRDLAEHISQAMKTWALNHGVSHYTHWFQPLTGSTAEKHDAFFEPDENGEAIEKFTADALVQQEPDASSFPNGGIRNTFEARGYTAWDPSSPAFIYETGAGKTLCIPTVFVSYTGESLDYKAPLLKAINAVDKAATDVAQYFDKSVTKVNASLGIEQEYFLVDLSLYNARPDLQLTGRTLFGHMSAKGQQLEDHYFGAIPERVLAYMVDLENEALKLGIPLKTRHNEVAPSQFECAPMYEEINLAIDHNQLLMNLMEQVALRHNFKVLLHEKPYSGVNGSGKHNNWSLITNTGINLLSPGKTPKNNLMFLTFFVNTIKAVYEYADLMRASIASASNDHRLGANEAPPAIISIFLGSQLDELLEEVESARVAKKVKAEANLWHGIPKVPELKLDNTDRNRTSPFAFTGNKFEFRAVGSSANSALPMTVLNAIVAAQLIEFKTEVDKQIKKGTKKDLAILNVVRKYIKDSKAIRFEGNGYSEDWEKEAEARGLSNIKSTPKALDVYVKEESLALFESLGIYTKRESEARHEILLENFYKKLQIEARVIEEMVNNQIAPACFIYQNELIENVKGLKDLGLAQAAFSSQLNFVERISTHVNTILEQAEAMRQERKKANQIDDVRERSIAYDELVKPYFDVIRYHVNKLEKIVDDKKWPLPKLREILFLS encoded by the coding sequence ATGTCGAACCTAAGATTCAAAGCAGTAGAAGCAGCTGGCTCACGCCAAATCGCTTCATTTGAAAAAGTTGAAACTAAAAAAGCAACTGACATCTACGGAAAGAATGTTTTTTCCGTAAACAAAATGAAAGACTACCTTCCTAAAAATTCATATAAGGAGTTAGTTGCATCCATTGAAGAGGGCCAAATTATTTCAAGAGATTTAGCTGAGCATATCTCACAAGCGATGAAGACTTGGGCACTTAATCACGGTGTTTCACACTACACACACTGGTTTCAACCCCTAACTGGTTCGACTGCTGAAAAACACGATGCGTTCTTTGAACCTGATGAAAACGGTGAAGCCATTGAAAAATTTACAGCTGACGCATTAGTTCAACAAGAGCCTGATGCATCCTCATTTCCGAATGGTGGTATCCGCAACACGTTTGAAGCTAGAGGTTATACTGCTTGGGATCCATCTTCTCCAGCTTTCATCTATGAAACAGGAGCTGGTAAAACACTCTGTATTCCTACAGTTTTTGTTTCTTATACAGGAGAATCATTAGATTATAAAGCACCTTTGTTAAAAGCAATCAATGCCGTTGATAAAGCAGCAACTGATGTCGCTCAATATTTTGATAAATCGGTCACTAAAGTAAACGCTTCTCTTGGTATTGAACAAGAGTATTTCTTGGTTGACCTTTCCTTATATAATGCTCGTCCAGATCTTCAGTTAACGGGCCGTACGTTATTTGGCCACATGTCGGCCAAAGGCCAACAATTGGAAGACCACTATTTTGGTGCGATTCCAGAACGCGTATTGGCCTACATGGTGGACTTGGAAAACGAAGCGCTAAAATTAGGTATTCCTTTAAAGACTCGTCACAACGAGGTTGCTCCATCCCAATTCGAGTGTGCGCCAATGTATGAAGAAATCAACTTGGCAATCGATCACAACCAATTGTTAATGAATCTCATGGAGCAAGTAGCTTTACGACATAATTTTAAAGTATTATTGCACGAAAAACCTTACTCTGGTGTTAATGGATCGGGTAAACACAACAACTGGTCTCTAATCACAAATACAGGTATAAACTTACTGTCTCCGGGTAAAACTCCTAAGAATAATTTGATGTTTTTGACTTTCTTTGTCAACACTATCAAAGCAGTTTATGAATATGCTGATTTAATGCGCGCTTCTATTGCGAGTGCAAGCAACGATCACCGTTTGGGGGCAAATGAGGCTCCTCCAGCAATTATTTCAATTTTCTTAGGCTCTCAATTGGATGAACTTTTGGAAGAAGTTGAATCGGCTCGCGTAGCTAAAAAAGTGAAAGCAGAGGCGAATTTATGGCATGGAATCCCTAAAGTTCCTGAATTAAAATTAGACAATACTGACCGTAATCGTACATCACCATTTGCATTCACTGGTAACAAATTTGAATTTCGCGCGGTCGGTTCTTCAGCAAACTCCGCTTTACCAATGACGGTATTGAATGCAATCGTCGCTGCACAGTTGATCGAGTTCAAAACAGAAGTTGATAAACAAATCAAAAAAGGCACCAAAAAAGATCTTGCGATCTTAAACGTAGTCCGAAAATACATCAAAGATTCAAAAGCGATCCGTTTTGAAGGTAATGGATATAGTGAAGATTGGGAAAAAGAAGCTGAAGCTCGTGGTCTTTCTAACATCAAATCGACACCTAAAGCATTAGATGTTTATGTAAAAGAAGAATCTTTAGCCCTGTTTGAATCACTAGGTATTTATACCAAACGTGAATCAGAAGCTCGCCACGAAATTTTGCTTGAAAACTTCTATAAAAAATTACAAATTGAGGCGCGTGTCATCGAAGAGATGGTTAACAACCAAATCGCCCCAGCATGTTTCATTTATCAAAATGAACTGATTGAAAACGTCAAAGGATTAAAAGACCTGGGTCTGGCACAAGCAGCATTCAGCTCTCAATTAAACTTTGTAGAACGTATTTCAACACATGTAAATACCATCTTGGAGCAAGCTGAAGCAATGCGTCAAGAACGTAAAAAAGCAAACCAAATTGATGATGTACGTGAGAGATCAATCGCTTACGATGAATTGGTTAAACCATATTTCGATGTGATCCGTTATCATGTCAACAAATTGGAGAAAATTGTTGATGACAAAAAATGGCCTCTTCCAAAATTGAGAGAGATCTTATTTTTAAGTTAA
- a CDS encoding HEPN domain-containing protein — protein sequence MYTQLVFIENIELENNVGEFGIYHGSYFIDRLPNEFFVNYGKIMNYQLKTRGIIFRKINRENLPDGHYDLHSELAQIFTFGTWLIKDMSVYTSRSLLFDVAKEEYHLDMRNVFLSRADGTYKKEKINLSILVKAGDLLGRLGKILTTSQRTKIENGEFNYAKSINTIDYSLTNRIDRALNFVFSARETNVVLKKISWYIVALEALFSDGKSNKDIKQKLMARVSSFIGVGNKDRERLKSDINSGFSLRSAFLHGSETAPKKSAHIMHVRISESLDSMIRKTLVSIICDAEIQEIFGDQTKFMSYFKVKARK from the coding sequence ATGTATACACAACTTGTTTTTATCGAAAACATTGAATTAGAAAATAATGTAGGTGAGTTTGGAATTTATCATGGAAGTTACTTTATAGATAGGTTGCCAAATGAATTTTTCGTCAACTATGGTAAAATAATGAATTATCAACTAAAGACCAGAGGGATAATTTTTCGAAAAATAAACCGCGAAAACTTACCAGATGGCCATTATGATCTTCATAGCGAATTGGCACAGATTTTTACATTTGGCACCTGGTTAATAAAAGACATGTCTGTATATACTTCACGATCACTTCTTTTTGATGTAGCTAAAGAAGAGTATCACTTAGATATGAGAAATGTCTTTCTATCTAGAGCTGATGGTACTTACAAAAAGGAAAAGATTAATTTATCTATTTTGGTGAAGGCTGGTGATTTGCTAGGTCGGTTAGGTAAAATTTTAACTACATCTCAAAGGACTAAGATTGAGAACGGTGAATTCAATTATGCTAAAAGTATTAATACAATTGATTACAGCTTAACAAATAGAATTGATAGAGCATTGAATTTTGTATTTAGTGCGCGAGAAACCAATGTAGTGTTAAAAAAGATATCATGGTATATTGTAGCTTTAGAAGCTCTTTTTTCGGACGGCAAATCGAATAAGGATATTAAACAAAAATTAATGGCAAGAGTCTCTTCGTTTATAGGTGTTGGCAATAAGGACAGAGAAAGATTGAAGTCGGATATAAACTCAGGGTTCTCACTACGATCGGCATTTCTCCATGGTTCCGAGACTGCCCCAAAAAAATCAGCTCACATAATGCATGTACGTATTAGCGAAAGTTTAGATTCAATGATCCGCAAAACACTGGTTTCGATTATTTGTGATGCTGAAATTCAAGAAATCTTTGGGGATCAAACCAAATTCATGTCATATTTCAAAGTAAAAGCCCGAAAGTAG
- a CDS encoding site-specific integrase codes for MFKISLKLFTWKARIQQNGMSALYVESYISDIGPKADRKQFNLNLEWPADKIDFGKNELRQRFKNDPDVNDYNLIIRDHISKINEIAKRFRLQNRILSNEMVERELLYFDASRSLVAFMQLSRRERYASKEIVKRTYMNHLSTINSIIDFRPLTVFPEIDKKWFADYRNYLKSEIRENGRVVKKAIQDNTIWTRIKDVKAYLAIASDQHGIYVPEFGPKEVKNSYHKKEAVYLRKEEVIKLINKLDEGVLGAQDYQVLSAFLFCCFTAFRISDLYESTYQWMVSDNFLQFLMIKNSENKPKTITIPLIPIAKRFISNNRGKFFDLPTEQEYNRTLKVFMKECGINKKVTSHTARHTFGHLFMKFGGNILALNKILGHTKIETTMTYAHLDDDDNLDLALRVNDEFSDLPKFKVIA; via the coding sequence ATGTTCAAAATTTCTTTAAAACTCTTTACGTGGAAAGCACGCATCCAGCAAAATGGAATGTCGGCTCTGTATGTTGAATCTTATATTTCAGATATTGGGCCAAAGGCCGATCGCAAACAGTTCAATTTAAACCTGGAGTGGCCAGCAGACAAAATAGATTTTGGGAAGAATGAGCTTCGCCAGCGATTCAAAAATGATCCTGACGTCAATGATTATAACTTGATCATTCGCGACCATATATCGAAGATCAACGAGATCGCAAAAAGGTTTCGTCTTCAGAACCGGATCTTATCTAATGAAATGGTTGAGCGTGAACTTTTATATTTTGATGCTTCCCGATCGTTGGTCGCATTTATGCAACTATCCAGGAGAGAGCGCTACGCTTCAAAAGAGATTGTCAAGCGCACTTATATGAATCACCTTAGTACAATCAATTCGATCATAGATTTTAGACCGCTAACAGTATTTCCAGAGATCGACAAGAAATGGTTTGCAGATTACCGAAACTATCTTAAGTCTGAGATCAGAGAAAACGGCCGGGTGGTCAAGAAGGCTATCCAAGATAACACCATTTGGACACGGATCAAAGATGTTAAAGCTTATTTGGCAATAGCAAGCGATCAGCATGGTATTTATGTTCCAGAGTTTGGCCCGAAAGAGGTTAAAAATTCATACCATAAAAAAGAAGCTGTATACCTTCGCAAGGAAGAAGTGATCAAATTGATCAACAAATTGGATGAAGGTGTTCTGGGTGCTCAAGATTACCAAGTACTTTCTGCGTTTCTTTTTTGCTGTTTTACAGCGTTCCGGATTTCAGACCTTTACGAATCGACTTATCAATGGATGGTGTCTGATAATTTCCTCCAGTTCCTTATGATTAAAAATTCGGAGAATAAACCTAAGACAATAACGATCCCTCTGATCCCGATCGCCAAAAGATTTATTTCGAATAATAGAGGTAAGTTCTTCGACTTGCCGACAGAGCAGGAGTATAACCGTACATTAAAAGTATTTATGAAGGAATGTGGTATCAATAAAAAGGTGACTAGCCATACTGCTCGTCATACCTTTGGCCATTTGTTTATGAAATTTGGGGGGAATATACTCGCTCTGAATAAAATATTAGGCCATACTAAAATAGAAACAACTATGACGTACGCCCATTTAGACGATGATGATAACCTAGATCTGGCACTGAGAGTAAATGATGAATTTAGTGATCTACCAAAGTTTAAGGTAATCGCATAA
- a CDS encoding SIMPL domain-containing protein: protein MKSSSAIIASVILGLLIVVTAWVAGSAYRYKFKSMQTITVNGNAKKDFESDLVKWSATFSRKNFELSAASAQLATDRDLVREFLVQQGVKADEIRFEAVNIAKDFEYHTDGKGNGYNTFSGYTLSQTVSVESKDLNKVDNASREISTLISKGIELSSSTPNYYYSKLEDLKLELISQASKNAHQRANNIASESNADLGNLVKADLGIFQITGQNDNEEYSSGGVFNTTSRKKTANITVRASFLSN from the coding sequence ATGAAATCTTCATCCGCTATTATTGCTTCAGTTATTTTGGGGCTTTTAATCGTAGTCACTGCCTGGGTCGCGGGATCGGCATACCGATACAAGTTTAAATCCATGCAGACGATCACCGTAAATGGGAATGCCAAAAAAGATTTTGAGTCCGATTTGGTCAAATGGAGCGCTACTTTTAGCAGAAAAAATTTCGAGTTGAGTGCAGCCTCTGCTCAATTGGCAACAGATCGTGATTTGGTCCGTGAATTTTTAGTTCAACAAGGGGTGAAAGCCGACGAGATCCGTTTTGAAGCGGTTAACATTGCTAAGGATTTTGAATACCATACCGATGGGAAGGGCAATGGTTACAATACTTTTTCTGGATATACGTTGTCTCAAACCGTTAGTGTGGAATCAAAAGATTTGAACAAGGTAGATAATGCTTCAAGAGAGATATCCACATTAATATCTAAAGGAATTGAACTTAGTTCGAGCACACCTAATTATTATTACTCTAAGTTGGAAGATCTGAAATTGGAACTCATTTCGCAAGCCTCAAAAAATGCACATCAGCGTGCTAATAATATTGCGAGCGAGTCGAATGCTGACTTGGGTAATCTCGTAAAGGCCGATCTTGGAATTTTTCAGATCACTGGGCAAAATGATAATGAAGAATATTCCTCTGGAGGTGTTTTTAATACAACTTCACGAAAAAAAACGGCGAATATTACCGTAAGAGCAAGTTTTCTCAGTAACTAA